In Myotis daubentonii chromosome 16, mMyoDau2.1, whole genome shotgun sequence, one DNA window encodes the following:
- the LOC132219185 gene encoding large ribosomal subunit protein uL1m-like, protein MVNMAAAVRCLSRVWIRQRHNLSKMAYQTPLYPCSACVHVPNRHFAAARRPEKKTKKGTKEKASNEKQDDIEKIKSIPFMEDEPEDDVHLKRLYPRQIYEVEKAIHLLKKFQILDFTYPKQGVYLDLTLGVALGKKKKVEPFASVVSLPYPFVSEINKVAVFTGNASEIKIAEEHGAAFAGGTNLIQKILDDEIEPDFYVAVPEIMPELNPLKKKLKKRFPKLNRNSIGRDIPKMLELFKTGIEIKVDEERENFLSTKIATLDMSSDQITANLQAVINDVCRHRPLNLGPFVVRAFLRSSTSEGLLLKMEPLLPKEVETKESSKEAA, encoded by the coding sequence ATGGTCAACATGGCGGCGGCCGTCAGGTGCCTCAGTAGAGTCTGGATACGTCAAAGGCATAATCTTTCCAAGATGGCTTATCAGACACCTCTTTATCCTTGTTCTGCATGTGTTCATGTGCCTAATAGACATTTTGCGGCTGCTAGGAGgcctgaaaagaaaacaaaaaaaggtaccaaagaaaaagcatcaaatgaaaaacaagatgacatagaaaaaataaagtcaatccCCTTTATGGAAGATGAACCTGAGGATGATGTTCACTTAAAACGCTTATATCCAAGACAGATCTATGAGGTGGAGAAAGCTATTCATTTACTTAAGAAATTTCAAATTCTGGACTTTACATATCCAAAGCAAGGTGTTTATCTTGATTTGACACTGGGTGTGGCactggggaagaagaaaaaagtggagCCATTTGCCAGTGTTGTTAGTTTGCCATACCCATTCgtttcagaaatcaataaagttGCTGTATTTACAGGGAATGCATCAGAGATTAAAATAGCAGAAGAACATGGAGCTGCGTTTGCAGGAGGAACTAATCTGATTCAGAAGATTTTGGATGATGAAATTGAGCCAGACTTTTATGTGGCTGTTCCAGAAATTATGCCCGAGCTTAATCCAttaaagaagaaactgaaaaaaagatTTCCAAAGCTTAATCGAAATTCCATTGGCCGTGACATCCCCAAAATGCTTGAATTATTTAAAACTGGAATTGAAATTAAGGTAGATGAAGAAAGGGAGAACTTTCTCTCGACCAAAATAGCAACACTGGATATGTCAAGTGACCAGATAACTGCCAATCTGCAAGCTGTTATCAATGACGTTTGTAGGCACAGACCGCTGAATTTGGGACCCTTTGTGGTACGAGCTTTCCTTCGTAGTTCGACAAGCGAAGGTTTGTTACTAAAGATGGAGCCGTTGTTGCCTAAAGAAGTGGAAACCAAAGAAAGTAGCAAAGAAGCTGCCTGA